The following proteins are co-located in the Plasmodium vinckei vinckei genome assembly, chromosome: PVVCY_11 genome:
- a CDS encoding N-acetylglucosaminylphosphatidylinositol deacetylase, putative — translation MNNFMVESIALLVVGVGYGVIHYYLNAKKNNVTNLFKEENICIVVAHPDDEVMFFLPTLKLLFNNKDKTEIFILSLSNGNYYGIGKIREKEFIKVWSYLGGHPDNYKIMDDPNLQDGWDSWNEQYISKVISKFCSKRNIKKVLTFDDYGVSGHPNHISVYKGAQILAKSKTIQLFSLCSTNLIQKYLGILSLPFIFHKRYHHIYVKTVCVCVCTCLSLYVP, via the exons atgaataatttcATGGTTGAAAGTATAGCCTTATTGGTGGTAGGGGTAGGCTATGGAGtaatacattattatttaaatgctaagaaaaataatgtgacaaacttatttaaagaagaaaatatttgtatagtTGTTGCTCATCCAGATGATGAAGTTATGTTTTTCTTACCAACcttaaaattgttatttaataataaagataaaacagaaatttttattttatcccTTTCTAATGGTAATTATTATGGTATCGGAAAAATAAGAGAAAAAGAATTTATTAAAGTTTGGTCATATTTAGGAGGCCATCctgataattataaaataatggacGATCCAAATTTACAAGATGGTTGGGATTCATGGAATgaacaatatatttctaaagttatatcaaaattttgttctaagcgtaatataaaaaag gtTTTAACATTTGATGATTATGGGGTTTCAGGCCATCCAAATCATATAAGTGTTTACAAAGGCGCACA GATATTGGCCAAATCAAAGACAATACAATTGTTTTCCCTATGCTCAACTaatttaatacaaaaatatttgggGATACTATCTTTACCCTTCATTTTCCATAAAAGGTATCACCATATCTATGTAAAAACtgtgtgtgtgtgtgtATGCACATGTCTATCTCTCTATGTaccataa
- a CDS encoding GAS8-like protein, putative, whose translation MDKLKKAPKKKKICAKKKAERIAHIKELKKTKKKIISEQKLVDELSSKINDIDANVFLGYHDIKILKLELKNKEIEFEENKSRQLLSSRKIENTINKYVLKCYESFLKSLEENEMELHDKFKSFQVEKERHSSNKEYNKITIDANVDHINKMSSIVLSQNEIINEINKRFMENLKIIRQNYSQKINTEREQNDKKRQKNIFNLQEEKNENIKKILIEYNEKIINIQNYFKLILDDQLEMIYQLEVDEKLSKRKNFLSKKKNLEDLKRNICSNKKILNQLEKDISSLQANAVDYEQLKINLKRIKEKRKRQQKVLTDLKLETNVKKLLFEKISKQYEDLYNQNRSKLYDRIQKILLENYFLETKIKLQNETLEINTLELNKWKESVNPEQNEVINNALVGMFQKFEVLKKEVEDLLDKNEQNKENYEAMMHLNYFSNDDLDIIKRENI comes from the exons ATGGACAAATTGAAAAAGgcaccaaaaaaaaaaaaaatatgtgccAAAAAGAAAGCAGAAAGAATTGCCCATATAAAGGAG ctaaaaaaaacaaaaaaaaaaataatatcgGAACAAAAACTAGTAGATGAACTAAGctcaaaaattaatgatataGACGCCAATGTATTTTTAGGATATCATGATATAAAG ATATTAAAACtggaattaaaaaataaagaaattgaatttgaagaaaataaatcacGACAACTGTTATCATCCagaaaaattgaaaatactataaataaatatgtactAAAATGTTATGAATCCTTTTTAAAATCAttagaagaaaatgaaatggAACTTCATGATAAGTTTAAATCATTTCA agttgaaaaagaaagacATTCATCAAACAAAGAATACAACAAAATAACAATAGATGCAAATGTAGAtcacataaataaaatgagcTCCATAGTGTTGTCccaaaatgaaattataaacGAAATTAATAAACGGTTTATGGAAAATCTTAAAATAATTAGACAAAATTATtctcaaaaaattaatacg GAAAGAgaacaaaatgataaaaaaagacaaaaaaatattttcaatttacaagaagagaaaaatgaaaatatcaa aaaaattttaatagaaTATAATGAGAagattataaatattcaaaattattttaaattaattttggATGACCAATTAGAAATGATCTATCAGCTTGAGgtt GATGAAAAACTTtcaaaaaggaaaaattttctttcaaaaaaaaaaaatttagaagatttaaaaaggaatatatgctctaataaaa AAATACTAAATCAGTTGGAAAAAGATATATCATCTTTACAAGCCAATGCAGTAGATTATgaacaattaaaaattaacttAAAAcgaataaaagaaaaaagaaaaagacaacaaaaagttttaacagatttaaaattagaaacgaatgtgaaaaaattaCTTTTCGAAAAAATATCTAAACAATATGAAGACCTTTATAATCAAAATCGATCCAAGTTATATGATcgaattcaaaaaattttattagag AACTACTTTTTGGAAACAAAGATTAAATTACAAAATGAAACCCTCGAAATAAATACTTTAGAG cTAAACAAATGGAAAGAATCTGTAAACCCTGAACAGAATGAAGTAATTAATAATGCGTTGGTTGGTATGTTTCAAAAGTTTGAAGTTTTGAAAAAGGAGGTTGAAGATTTATTG gataaaaatgaacagaacaaagaaaattatgaagCAATGATGCAccttaattatttttccaaTGATGATTtggatattataaaaagagaaaatatatga